In the Mycolicibacterium thermoresistibile genome, one interval contains:
- a CDS encoding TetR/AcrR family transcriptional regulator yields MAVRDVDDGIADATLALLRTKGPRSATVQAVAAQSGIAKTTIYRRFRDRRDMLSAALSRVAHPDPLEPDTAAPDRLRWLIAQAVKTIEVGIGYGGFAAMLTDEDPDFTAVFREILAGQRAELEAVIDGGKADGSIRADVDGSALIDAVVGTHIAERARVGEVAADWENRLFDLFWPTVRP; encoded by the coding sequence ATGGCGGTACGGGACGTGGACGACGGCATCGCGGACGCCACCCTGGCGCTCCTTCGCACCAAGGGCCCCCGCTCGGCCACGGTGCAGGCCGTCGCCGCGCAGTCCGGAATCGCCAAGACCACCATCTACCGGCGGTTCCGGGACCGGCGCGACATGCTGTCCGCCGCGCTGTCCCGGGTCGCCCACCCCGACCCGCTGGAACCGGACACCGCCGCACCGGACCGGCTGCGCTGGCTCATCGCCCAGGCCGTGAAGACCATCGAGGTGGGAATCGGCTACGGCGGTTTCGCCGCCATGCTCACCGATGAGGACCCGGACTTCACGGCGGTGTTCCGCGAGATCCTCGCCGGCCAGCGCGCCGAACTCGAAGCGGTGATCGACGGCGGCAAGGCCGATGGATCGATCCGCGCCGACGTCGACGGCTCGGCCCTCATCGACGCCGTGGTCGGCACCCACATCGCCGAACGCGCCCGCGTCGGAGAGGTCGCGGCCGACTGGGAGAACCGCCTGTTCGACCTGTTCTGGCCGACGGTCAGACCCTGA
- a CDS encoding helicase HerA-like domain-containing protein, giving the protein MTSGSTANPAQDIAAGYAVSGAALQLGSVMVDGPEGPVTDPDAQVRIPMATVNRHGLIAGATGTGKTKSLQLMAEQLSAAGVPVVMADIKGDLSGLARPGEPGEKITQRAADTGDDWTPTGYPVEFLGLGTSGIGVPVRATVSSFGPILLSKVLGLNQTQESTLGLICYWADQQGLPLLDLKDLRSVIQFLVSDEGKPQLKSLGAVSPTTAGVILRALINLEADGGDTFFGEPELEPEDLLRVDDQGRGVITLFELGNQAARPVMFSTFLMWVLADLFTNLPEVGDLDKPKLVFFFDEAHLLFNDASKAFLEQVEQTVKLIRSKGVGVFFCTQLPTDVPNDVLSQLGARVQHALRAFTPDDQKALRKTVRTYPKTDVYDLESTLTSLGIGEAVVTVLSEKGAPTPVARTLMRAPRSLMDTIGEDAIAAAAKSSPLQAEYGQTIDRESAYERLAAALAPPEPEPTAPVPAPDLPPVPAGLDLPPMPAPVEPQGPGLLDKVMDSPAFKSAMRSAGTVIGREITRSIFGTGRRRRRRR; this is encoded by the coding sequence ATGACAAGCGGATCGACAGCCAACCCGGCGCAGGACATCGCCGCCGGCTATGCGGTGTCCGGTGCGGCACTGCAGTTGGGCAGCGTCATGGTGGACGGTCCCGAGGGTCCCGTCACCGACCCGGACGCCCAGGTCCGCATTCCAATGGCGACCGTCAACCGGCACGGGTTGATCGCCGGCGCCACCGGGACCGGGAAGACCAAATCGTTGCAGTTGATGGCCGAGCAGCTCTCCGCAGCCGGGGTGCCGGTCGTGATGGCCGACATCAAAGGCGATCTGAGCGGTCTGGCCCGGCCCGGTGAACCGGGGGAGAAGATCACCCAGCGCGCCGCCGACACCGGCGACGACTGGACCCCGACCGGATATCCGGTGGAGTTCCTCGGCCTCGGCACCAGCGGCATCGGCGTGCCGGTGCGCGCCACCGTCTCCAGCTTCGGTCCCATCCTGCTGTCGAAGGTGCTGGGGCTCAACCAGACTCAGGAGTCCACCCTGGGGCTGATCTGCTACTGGGCCGACCAGCAGGGGTTGCCGTTGCTGGACCTGAAGGATCTGCGGTCGGTGATCCAGTTCCTCGTCAGCGATGAGGGCAAACCGCAGCTGAAGTCCCTCGGTGCGGTGTCACCCACCACCGCCGGGGTGATCCTGCGTGCGCTGATCAACCTCGAGGCCGACGGCGGCGACACCTTCTTCGGTGAGCCCGAACTGGAGCCCGAGGACCTGCTGCGCGTCGATGATCAGGGCCGCGGCGTCATCACCCTGTTCGAGCTGGGCAATCAGGCGGCCCGCCCGGTGATGTTCTCCACTTTCCTGATGTGGGTGCTGGCCGATCTGTTCACCAACCTGCCCGAGGTCGGTGATCTGGACAAACCCAAACTGGTGTTCTTCTTCGACGAGGCGCACCTGTTGTTCAACGACGCCTCCAAGGCGTTCCTCGAACAGGTGGAGCAGACCGTCAAGCTGATCCGGTCCAAGGGTGTCGGGGTGTTCTTCTGCACCCAGCTGCCCACCGATGTGCCCAACGACGTGCTCAGCCAGCTCGGGGCCCGTGTCCAGCACGCGTTGCGGGCGTTCACCCCCGACGACCAGAAGGCGCTGCGCAAGACCGTGCGCACCTATCCGAAAACCGATGTCTACGACCTTGAGTCGACGCTGACATCGCTGGGCATCGGCGAAGCGGTGGTCACGGTGCTCTCGGAGAAGGGTGCGCCGACCCCGGTCGCCCGCACCCTGATGCGCGCACCGCGCTCGCTGATGGACACCATCGGGGAGGACGCGATCGCGGCGGCCGCCAAGTCCAGCCCCCTGCAGGCCGAGTACGGCCAGACCATCGACCGGGAATCGGCCTATGAGCGGCTGGCCGCCGCGCTGGCCCCACCCGAGCCCGAGCCGACCGCACCCGTCCCGGCGCCGGATCTGCCGCCCGTGCCCGCCGGGCTCGATCTCCCACCGATGCCCGCGCCGGTCGAACCGCAGGGGCCCGGCCTGCTGGACAAGGTGATGGACAGCCCCGCGTTCAAGAGCGCGATGCGCTCGGCCGGCACGGTGATCGGCCGCGAGATCACCCGCAGCATCTTCGGCACCGGCCGCCGACGCCGGCGCCGCCGCTGA
- the cmrA gene encoding mycolate reductase (Catalyzes the final step in mycolic acid biosynthesis.) yields the protein MPVPEPTPDARAVITGASQNIGAALATELAARGHNLIVTARRAEVLTELADRLTDRHGVTVEVRPLDLADPEQRGTLCAELAEREISILCANAGVATFGPVHKLDPAEEKAQVQLNVLGVHDLVLAVLPGMVQRRAGGILISGSAAGNSPIPNNATYAATKAFANTFSESLRGELKDLGVHVTLLAPGPVRSDLPDPSEASLVDRLVPDFLWISTEHTAKLSLDGLAANKMRVVPGLTSKAMSVASGYAPRAIVAPIVGAFYKKLGGG from the coding sequence ATGCCCGTACCCGAGCCCACTCCGGACGCCCGCGCCGTCATCACCGGCGCATCGCAGAACATCGGCGCCGCGTTGGCCACCGAACTCGCCGCCCGCGGCCACAACCTGATCGTCACCGCGCGCCGCGCCGAGGTGCTCACCGAACTGGCCGACCGGCTCACCGATCGCCACGGTGTGACCGTCGAGGTGCGACCGCTCGATCTGGCCGACCCCGAGCAGCGCGGCACCCTGTGCGCCGAACTCGCCGAGCGGGAGATCTCGATCCTGTGCGCCAACGCCGGGGTCGCCACATTCGGCCCGGTGCACAAGCTCGACCCCGCCGAGGAGAAGGCGCAGGTGCAGCTCAACGTGCTGGGCGTGCACGATCTGGTGCTGGCCGTGCTGCCCGGGATGGTCCAGCGCCGTGCCGGCGGCATCCTGATATCCGGGTCGGCGGCCGGGAATTCGCCGATCCCGAACAACGCCACCTACGCGGCGACGAAGGCGTTCGCCAACACGTTCAGCGAGTCACTGCGCGGCGAGCTCAAGGATCTCGGCGTGCACGTCACCCTGCTGGCGCCCGGGCCGGTGCGCAGCGATCTGCCGGACCCGTCGGAGGCCTCGCTGGTGGACCGCCTGGTGCCCGACTTCCTGTGGATCTCCACCGAGCACACCGCCAAGCTGTCGTTGGATGGGTTGGCGGCCAACAAGATGCGGGTGGTGCCGGGGCTCACCTCGAAGGCGATGTCGGTGGCCAGCGGATATGCGCCCCGCGCGATCGTCGCCCCGATCGTCGGCGCGTTCTACAAGAAGCTCGGCGGCGGCTGA
- a CDS encoding MmpS family transport accessory protein, whose amino-acid sequence MTESPRRGGTDPTEPMYPGYSDPAYASQAYGPTYPASPQPPPTEQLPAYPPYGYDPYGTGQQGYEYPPAEPPEPEKPKLPGWLWVLAALAVLLVVGLVIALVITNSSQQDTVFAPGPSATEPSFPMPTPPTTTRRAPTTVLPPLPSPGPTTGPTTGPPGATTTPGATETVVYEVAGTGRAINITYIDTGKVLQTEFNVQLPWRKQVELPSPAASSASVSIINVGRDVTCTVTVDGALIQQRTGSGLTICVGAG is encoded by the coding sequence ATGACCGAATCACCACGGCGCGGCGGGACCGACCCGACCGAACCGATGTACCCCGGATACAGCGATCCGGCCTACGCCAGTCAGGCCTACGGACCGACCTATCCGGCGTCCCCGCAGCCACCGCCGACCGAGCAGCTGCCGGCCTATCCGCCGTACGGCTACGACCCCTACGGAACCGGTCAACAGGGGTACGAGTATCCGCCGGCGGAGCCGCCCGAGCCGGAGAAGCCCAAGCTGCCGGGCTGGCTGTGGGTGCTGGCGGCGCTGGCGGTGCTGCTGGTGGTGGGTCTGGTCATCGCGCTGGTGATCACCAACAGCTCACAGCAGGACACGGTCTTCGCACCGGGCCCGTCGGCCACCGAACCGAGCTTCCCGATGCCGACTCCGCCCACCACGACCCGGCGGGCGCCGACCACCGTGCTGCCCCCGCTGCCGTCGCCGGGACCGACGACGGGGCCGACCACCGGCCCCCCGGGCGCCACCACCACCCCCGGGGCGACCGAGACCGTGGTGTACGAGGTGGCCGGCACCGGCCGGGCAATCAACATCACCTATATCGACACCGGCAAGGTGCTGCAGACCGAGTTCAACGTCCAGCTGCCGTGGCGTAAACAGGTCGAGTTGCCCAGTCCGGCCGCCAGTTCGGCCAGTGTGAGCATCATCAACGTGGGCCGCGACGTCACCTGCACGGTCACCGTCGACGGCGCGCTGATCCAGCAGCGCACCGGTTCGGGCCTGACCATCTGCGTGGGTGCGGGCTGA
- a CDS encoding L,D-transpeptidase: MWQVRGMTRPRWRSRWWLITGLLSVVVLALSACSGGGASDQPKVITDKGTPYGDLLVPRVTASVTDKAVGVPVDEPVTVSAENGVLGAVTMVNEQGRTVEGEFSEDGVSWSTTEPLGYNRQYTITAQSLGLGGVTTREMTFETHSPANLTMPYVVPSPGEVVGVGQPVAVRFDENIPNRAAAERAIKVTTNPPVEGAFYWLNNREVRWRPASYWKPGTTVEVEVNTYGVDLGDGLFGQRNTKTHFTIGDEVISTVDDNTKTLTVRRNGEVVKTMPVSMGKDSTPTNNGVYIVGDKRAHMVMDSSTYGVPVNSPNGYRTEVDWAVQMSYSGIYVHSAPWSVGSQGYSNVSHGCINVSPSNAKWFYENSKRGDIIEVVNTVGTVLPGTDGLGDWNIPWEQWKAGNANV; encoded by the coding sequence ATGTGGCAGGTCAGGGGGATGACCCGACCGCGCTGGCGCAGTCGCTGGTGGCTGATCACCGGGTTGCTCTCGGTGGTTGTTCTCGCCCTCAGCGCATGCAGCGGCGGCGGCGCTTCCGATCAGCCGAAGGTGATCACCGACAAGGGCACACCGTACGGCGATCTGTTGGTGCCCAGGGTCACTGCGTCGGTCACTGACAAGGCGGTCGGCGTTCCGGTCGACGAGCCGGTGACGGTCAGCGCCGAGAACGGGGTGCTCGGCGCGGTGACGATGGTCAACGAGCAGGGCCGGACCGTGGAAGGCGAGTTCAGCGAGGACGGCGTCAGCTGGTCGACGACCGAACCGCTGGGTTACAACCGGCAGTACACCATCACCGCGCAGTCGCTGGGCCTCGGTGGGGTCACCACCCGCGAGATGACGTTCGAGACCCACTCGCCGGCCAATCTGACCATGCCGTATGTGGTGCCCAGCCCTGGTGAGGTGGTGGGCGTCGGCCAGCCGGTGGCGGTCCGCTTCGACGAGAACATCCCGAACCGGGCGGCCGCCGAGCGGGCGATCAAGGTCACCACCAACCCACCGGTGGAGGGCGCGTTCTACTGGCTGAACAACCGCGAGGTGCGGTGGCGGCCGGCGTCCTACTGGAAGCCCGGCACCACCGTGGAGGTCGAGGTGAACACCTACGGCGTCGACCTCGGCGACGGGCTGTTCGGCCAGCGCAACACCAAGACCCACTTCACCATCGGCGACGAGGTGATCTCCACCGTCGACGACAACACCAAGACGCTGACCGTGCGGCGCAACGGCGAGGTCGTCAAGACGATGCCGGTGTCGATGGGCAAGGACTCGACGCCGACGAACAACGGCGTGTACATCGTCGGGGACAAGCGGGCCCACATGGTGATGGACTCGTCCACCTACGGTGTGCCGGTGAACTCCCCGAACGGCTACCGCACCGAGGTCGACTGGGCGGTGCAGATGTCCTACAGCGGCATCTACGTCCACAGTGCGCCGTGGTCGGTGGGCAGCCAGGGCTACAGCAACGTCAGCCACGGCTGCATCAACGTCAGCCCGTCGAACGCCAAATGGTTCTACGAGAACAGCAAGCGCGGCGACATCATCGAAGTGGTGAACACCGTCGGCACGGTCCTGCCCGGAACCGACGGACTCGGTGACTGGAACATCCCGTGGGAGCAGTGGAAGGCCGGCAACGCCAACGTGTGA
- the orn gene encoding oligoribonuclease: MRDELVWIDCEMTGLDLKSDRLIEIAVLVTDADLNILGEGLDVVIHTDDEALDNMIPVVTEMHTRSGLIDEVRASTIDLATAEEMVLDYVRSHVKQAKTAPLAGNSIATDRGFIARDMPKLDDYLHYRMIDVSSIKELCRRWYPRIYFGQPEKGLAHRALADIHESIRELQYYRRTAFVPPPGPSTSEIAAIAAELGGTPSSPDGTDSSSEPSTG, translated from the coding sequence GTGCGTGACGAACTGGTGTGGATCGACTGTGAGATGACCGGCCTGGACCTCAAATCCGACCGGCTCATCGAGATTGCGGTGTTGGTCACCGACGCCGACCTGAACATCCTCGGCGAGGGGCTCGACGTGGTCATCCACACCGACGACGAGGCCCTGGACAACATGATCCCGGTGGTGACCGAGATGCACACCCGGTCGGGCCTGATCGACGAGGTGCGGGCGTCCACGATCGATCTGGCGACCGCCGAGGAGATGGTCCTCGACTACGTCCGCAGCCACGTCAAACAGGCCAAGACGGCGCCGCTGGCCGGTAACTCCATCGCCACCGACCGCGGCTTCATCGCCCGCGACATGCCCAAGCTCGACGATTACCTGCATTACCGGATGATCGACGTGAGCTCGATCAAGGAGCTGTGCCGGCGCTGGTATCCGCGGATCTACTTCGGTCAGCCGGAGAAGGGTCTGGCCCACCGCGCGCTCGCGGACATCCACGAGTCCATCCGCGAGTTGCAGTACTACCGGCGCACCGCGTTCGTCCCCCCGCCCGGGCCGTCGACCAGCGAGATCGCCGCGATCGCGGCCGAGCTCGGCGGCACTCCGAGCAGCCCGGACGGGACCGATTCGTCGTCTGAACCTTCGACCGGCTAA
- a CDS encoding MFS transporter, with product MSQTRRVGRPPSQPAQRSQVLAWALWDCGSTGFNAIVITFVFAVYLTGTVGADLPGDTSAAGWLGRAMAAGGLAVAVLAPATGVWVEAPRRRRAALGVLTGLTVALTAAMSLIRDDHRYLWPALVLLACAAATSELATVPYNAMLRQLSTPQNSGRVSGFGWAMGYFGSVTLLLVVYAGFIAGEGDRRGLLGLPVADGLNVRAAMLLTAAWFLLFALPVLITVPSPPDDGHRARTGFLGAYRRLAAELAGEWRRDRNVVYYLIASAVFRDGLAGVFAFGAVLGVTVYGVSEADVLLFGVCASVIAAIGAVLGGLVDDRVGSKPVIIGSLAAMIATGLTLLNLSGAAAFWICGLLLCMFIGPTQSSARTLMLRMATLGKEGVAFGLYTTTGRAMSFLSPWMFFTFIDLFGTDRAGMAGLCVVLVAGLVAMLAVRVPRRAG from the coding sequence ATGAGCCAGACCCGCCGCGTGGGCCGGCCACCCAGCCAACCGGCCCAGCGGTCCCAGGTTCTCGCGTGGGCGCTGTGGGACTGCGGTTCGACCGGCTTCAACGCGATCGTCATCACCTTCGTGTTCGCCGTCTACCTGACCGGGACGGTCGGTGCGGATCTGCCCGGGGACACCTCCGCGGCCGGCTGGCTGGGCCGGGCGATGGCCGCCGGGGGACTGGCCGTCGCGGTGCTCGCGCCCGCCACCGGCGTCTGGGTGGAGGCACCCCGGCGGCGCCGCGCCGCGCTGGGCGTGCTGACCGGTCTGACGGTGGCGCTGACCGCGGCGATGAGCCTGATCCGCGACGACCACCGATATCTGTGGCCGGCGCTGGTGCTGCTGGCCTGCGCGGCCGCCACCAGTGAACTGGCCACGGTGCCGTACAACGCCATGCTACGGCAGCTGTCGACGCCGCAGAACTCCGGGAGGGTCTCCGGATTCGGCTGGGCGATGGGCTATTTCGGCAGCGTCACGCTGCTGCTGGTGGTCTATGCCGGATTCATCGCCGGCGAGGGGGACCGGCGCGGGCTGCTCGGTCTCCCGGTGGCCGACGGTCTGAACGTGCGGGCGGCGATGCTGCTGACCGCGGCGTGGTTCCTGCTGTTCGCGTTGCCGGTGCTGATCACCGTGCCCAGCCCGCCCGACGACGGCCACCGCGCCCGGACCGGATTCCTGGGCGCCTACCGCAGACTGGCCGCCGAGCTCGCCGGCGAATGGCGCCGGGACCGCAACGTGGTCTACTACCTGATCGCCAGCGCGGTGTTCCGGGACGGGCTGGCCGGGGTGTTCGCGTTCGGCGCGGTGCTCGGCGTCACCGTGTACGGGGTGTCCGAAGCCGATGTGCTGTTGTTCGGGGTGTGCGCGTCGGTGATCGCCGCGATCGGCGCCGTCCTGGGCGGACTGGTCGACGACCGGGTCGGGTCCAAACCGGTGATCATCGGCTCCCTGGCCGCCATGATCGCCACCGGACTGACGCTGCTGAACCTGTCCGGCGCGGCGGCGTTCTGGATCTGCGGGCTGCTGCTGTGCATGTTCATCGGGCCGACCCAGTCGTCGGCCCGGACGTTGATGCTGCGGATGGCCACCCTGGGCAAGGAGGGGGTGGCCTTCGGTCTCTACACCACCACCGGCCGGGCGATGTCGTTCCTGTCGCCGTGGATGTTCTTCACCTTCATCGACCTGTTCGGCACCGACCGCGCGGGCATGGCGGGGCTGTGTGTGGTCCTGGTCGCAGGTCTGGTGGCGATGCTGGCGGTGCGTGTCCCGCGCCGCGCCGGTTAG